One window of the Granulicella arctica genome contains the following:
- a CDS encoding M56 family metallopeptidase, with protein MQTLGLLAQFAGVSLVAGIWQGLVLAGSVWLCLRMVSKTPASLRFAIWTVVLVTIAMLPFAEGLLHKNTSGVVGTSLPGTFQIDARWSLLLAAVWIGLSLFRAGDLAIHALRLRSLRRRSTPIVDGRCAALLGDGRRVELCTSTEVDKPSVIGFLAPRILIPVWLYGQLEDAELEQIVLHEMEHLRRRDDWLNLLQKLSLVVFPLNPILVWVERRLCFERELACDDGVLRRTRAPRAYATCLTNLAERGLGHRGLSLSLGALGNVVRESELAQRVHRILRRETTLSPIGSRILTGAVALGLIGGSAGLANCPQVISFVTAAPVQHAEMRLAPPTQARFSNTVRAENVVFHADQQPHLSLLKASLPETKPSIVPATKRASTRKHRRTAVPALQQLAVNEAYFPGVDPALPDVGRANDGGWVVLSSWTEADRPRLILPVATDQKLSAPRYAAVPTAGGWLIIQL; from the coding sequence ATGCAGACCCTCGGACTTCTGGCGCAGTTTGCGGGCGTGTCGCTCGTCGCAGGCATCTGGCAGGGGCTTGTGCTGGCGGGCAGTGTCTGGCTCTGCCTGCGCATGGTCTCGAAGACCCCGGCTTCACTCCGTTTTGCGATCTGGACGGTGGTGCTGGTGACGATTGCCATGCTTCCGTTCGCCGAAGGCCTGCTCCACAAGAATACGAGCGGCGTCGTTGGAACATCGCTGCCCGGAACCTTTCAGATCGACGCTCGCTGGAGCCTGCTGCTCGCGGCGGTCTGGATCGGCTTATCGCTCTTTCGCGCAGGCGATCTGGCGATCCACGCTCTCCGTCTCCGCTCCCTCCGACGCCGGTCGACGCCAATTGTTGATGGGCGCTGCGCCGCTCTCCTTGGCGATGGTCGGAGGGTGGAGCTTTGCACCTCGACCGAGGTCGACAAGCCGAGCGTGATCGGCTTCCTCGCGCCGCGCATCCTGATCCCGGTTTGGCTCTACGGGCAGCTTGAGGATGCGGAACTGGAGCAGATCGTCCTGCACGAGATGGAGCACCTGCGCCGTCGAGACGACTGGCTGAACCTGCTGCAAAAGCTCAGCCTGGTCGTGTTCCCGCTCAACCCCATCCTTGTATGGGTGGAGCGGCGGCTTTGCTTCGAACGAGAGCTTGCGTGTGACGATGGCGTGTTGCGCCGGACCCGTGCGCCTCGCGCCTATGCAACCTGCCTCACCAATCTGGCGGAGCGTGGCCTGGGTCATCGCGGCCTGTCGTTATCACTCGGAGCGCTCGGCAACGTGGTGCGAGAGTCGGAACTGGCGCAGAGGGTCCACCGGATTCTGCGGCGCGAGACGACACTCTCTCCTATTGGTTCGCGGATCCTGACCGGTGCTGTTGCCCTGGGGCTGATCGGCGGTTCGGCCGGCCTCGCGAACTGCCCGCAGGTTATTTCGTTTGTGACTGCGGCCCCTGTGCAGCATGCCGAGATGCGGCTTGCTCCTCCGACTCAAGCTCGCTTCAGCAATACTGTTCGAGCGGAAAACGTGGTCTTCCATGCCGATCAACAACCTCACCTGAGTTTGCTGAAGGCATCGCTTCCGGAGACTAAGCCCAGCATCGTTCCCGCAACGAAGCGGGCTTCGACTCGTAAGCATCGCCGAACAGCTGTTCCGGCTCTGCAGCAACTGGCAGTCAACGAAGCTTACTTCCCCGGCGTAGACCCCGCGCTGCCCGATGTCGGCCGGGCGAATGATGGTGGCTGGGTCGTCCTCAGTTCCTGGACGGAAGCCGACCGGCCAAGGCTCATCCTGCCCGTCGCTACCGATCAAAAACTTTCTGCTCCTCGTTACGCAGCCGTTCCTACCGCGGGCGGCTGGCTCATTATCCAGTTGTAG
- a CDS encoding BlaI/MecI/CopY family transcriptional regulator, translating to MPPKRSITLTEAELRLMKLLWQRGESGVGDLVAAMPDNAPLAYNSVLTTIRILEQKGYVTHRQEGRAFLYIPCVQEHEAGRSEVRHMLQRFFGNSRERLLLSLLGDDEITPEELARLKEAIANAPEDPDEEAVPEREDA from the coding sequence ATGCCGCCGAAGAGATCCATCACGTTGACGGAAGCTGAGCTGAGGCTGATGAAGCTGCTATGGCAGCGCGGCGAGTCCGGCGTCGGCGATCTCGTTGCCGCAATGCCCGACAATGCGCCACTCGCCTACAACTCCGTGCTGACCACGATTCGCATCCTCGAGCAGAAGGGCTATGTAACCCATCGGCAGGAGGGTCGGGCGTTCCTCTATATACCGTGCGTGCAGGAGCATGAAGCTGGGCGCTCCGAGGTCCGGCACATGCTGCAGCGATTCTTCGGCAACTCCCGCGAGCGACTGCTCCTGTCGCTGCTCGGCGATGATGAAATTACGCCGGAGGAGCTGGCGCGGCTGAAGGAAGCAATCGCGAACGCGCCGGAAGACCCCGACGAAGAAGCAGTTCCAGAGCGGGAGGACGCCTAG